The genomic segment ACTTGGCCTGGTAGAAATTTTCGCCGACAGCAGTTGACTTACATCTTCACCGGATTTTTTCTGATTTCCTATCTGGGGTATAGTTTCATTATCAACAGTCCAAGCGACTTCACTGTGTGGACTTTTTATTTGTTTGGTGACTTGTTCACGACGTTAATGGTTGCTACATTTTTTGCATTTTTGAATGATAGTGTCACGCCAGACGGAGCCAAGCGTCTCTATGGCTTGATCGTTTTGGGTGGAGTTCTCGGCGGTGCAATTGGCGCTACGTTTTTTCGGGGTATGCTCGACTACCTAAGTAATTCATCGTGGCTATGGATTTGCTTTTTCATTTCAATTATGATTTTAGTCCTCGCCAATGCAGCCGGAAGGTTGGTAGAACGGAATCCACCACCAGAACCCTTTGAGCGAACGAGAGAAGTTTCACCCGACCAAAAGGAAAACCTGGCTCTGGCAGGGGCGAAGTTGGTCTTTAAATCACCCTATTTGATATCCATTGTAGCTATCGTTGGATTGTACGAAATAACATCACAAACACTCGACTTTCAGTTTACTTCAACCATTTCACACTATTTGGATGGGGATGACCTAAAAAGGCACTTTGCTACGGTATACGCTCTAAGCAACATTGTTGCTCTGTTTGTACAGATTTTCCTCACCAGTTTTGTAATGACCCGTTTTGGGCTTAAAACGGCTTTATTGGTTCTTCCTGCTGTGATAGTCATAGGGTCCGTGGGGTTTCTTGCTGTGCCTATTTTATGGGCTGGTAGCCTCTTGAATACAGCTGACAGCGGGTTTAGCTACGGAATTAACCAATCAGCGAAGGAAGCGCTATATGTGCCCACGAGCAAGGATGAAAAATATAAGGCGAAGGCCTTCATAGATATGTTCGTGCAGAGATTTGCAAAGGTTTTGGCGATCGGTGTAAGCCTCGCAATTACTACCTATTTCGCAGATTTCTCCAGCAAAAGGTGGCTTTCACTTTTTACGATAGCGATTGTATCTCTTTGGATTATTGCCGCAAGATACGCCGGTAAAAAATTTCATGAAATGACAAGTTAGTTTTGAAAAAAGACAGTACAACGCCTGGAATGTTTATACTTTGATGAAGCTCCTTCGCACTCTATTTTCCATCAGGGAGGGTGAGGGGTTTAGAGCTTCTTTGATGTTTGCTTATATTTTCCTTATTATTGCATCTTTAGTGGTTTTAAAACCTGTCAGTAAGTCTCTTCTTCTCTCCAAATTTGGCATTAATCAACTTCCTATTGCGATGATGCTTGTTGCCGTCTTTTCAACCATAATCATAATTATCTATCTTAAGTTTGCCAGCAAGGTCATGCTGAATCGATTGATCAGTAGAACGTTGTATGCATCCATTATTGCACTGTTCTTCTTTAGAGGTCTATTATTCATCGATGACCAAAAAGTCTGGTTTATCTATGCTTTTTACATTTGGGTAGCTATTTTGGGGGTCGTGTGGAGTTCACAATTCTGGCTGTTAGCAAATTATGTTTTTGATGCGCGAGAGGCAAAACGTCTCTTCGGATTTATCGGCGCGGGTGCGATAAGCGGCGGTATATTTGGCGGCTACCTGGCAAATTATCTTGCCGAACCGATAGGGACAAAAAATTTATTGCTGGTCTGCTGCTTTTTTATAGCGCTTTGCCTTTTTATCCTCCGGATTGTTTGGTTCAAAAGCGCCAGGTTAAATTATCGTGAGAGCGTACTACAGCAAAAACGGATCAAGCAAAAAGATACCAAGGGAAATCCGTTTCAACTTATCTTAAACTCAAAGCACCTCACTTATCTTGCTGGTATTGTCGGGCTTAGCGTAATTGTTGCAAAAATTGTAGATTATCAATTTAGCGCTATCGCAATGCAATCCATTCATCAAGAGGATCAACTTACAGCATTTTTTGGATTTTGGTTATCCACAATAAGTGTAATCTCGTTGTTTATTCAACTTGTATTCACAAACAAAATATTAAAAAAATTTGGCGTTAATAATTCATTGTTTTTCCTGCCTGCCGCCATTCTAATTGGTGCCGGTGCAATTTTGTTTCAACCCGTTTTATGGGCTGCGATTCTAATTAAGGTCAGTGATGGCAGCTTTAAACAATCTCTCCATAAAGCCGGGAAAGAGCTGTTAATTCTACCAATACCTGCTGCAATTAAGAATAAATCAAAGCAATTTATTGATGTCTTTGTTGTTAGTTTAGCCACAGGTGTGGCCGGGCTGGCGTTAATTGTGATTACCACAGTATTCCATCTTTCGGTTCAACATATCACCATTTTGTTGATTCTCTTGATAACCTTCTGGTTGATTCTGAATATTCGTATCAAAAAAGAATATTTAAATTCTTTTCGACTGGCGATTGAAAAAAGGAGCATTGACCTCGAAGAACAAACGGTTAATTTGGACGATGCTGCAGTTTTTCAAAATCTTACTAGCGTGCTTGAAGGCAATAATGAAAAGCAAATTCTTTATGTCTTAAATTTGATAGAAAATGTGAAGAATGATCGTTTCGTCCCAAATTTCAGATTGTTGATCAATCATCCATCCAGCTTGATAAAAGTAAAAACATTTGAGATCATATCAAAATATGACAATGTGGATTTTGTTTTTGAAGCCGGTGAACTTATTGAACACAAGGATCAAGAAGTACGAATAGCAGCAATGGAACACCTTTGTAAACATTCCCTTAATAAATTTGACATACTGAACAGGTTTCTGCATCATGAGGATTATTTGTTACAAACTTCTGCTTTGATTTGTGCTGCACAGGAATCCAGGGAAGATGATCAGTTAAATGAAGCGATAGATTTTAAGAGCATTATCGAAGAATTAATCGAAGATCGCTACAAACGGAATGAATCCGATGAAGCAAAAATTTTTATAAAGATCAGTATTGCCCGGGTAATTGGCACTGCAAAAAATCCGGAATTATATTCATATTTGCATAATCTATTGGCTCAAGAGCCACCCGAGGTTCTTGAGGCTGCGTTGTTTAATGCAGGACAAACAAAGGCAAAAGAATTCATTCAACCATTAATCGATCATCTGAATACAAAGCTGTTGAGAAAATCTGCACGAGAGGCCTTGGCAAATTATGGTGAAGATGTTATCGAAAGCTTGCATAAATATTTATGGCGCGTAGAGACCGGTAAAAATAAAAAGTTGGCAATGATTAAAGTACTGGCTTTAATTGGATCGCAAAAGTCAGTAAACTTGTTGACAGAATTATTAGCAGAAAAAGATTTGCAAATGCGTTATGAAGTGATCAAGGCGCTTAATAAACTGAAAGTTAAATTTCCGTTTTTGAAATTTGATGAAGGAAAAATCGAGCGTGAAATTCTCGAAGAAATAAAAAACTACTATCGAATATTGTTGGAATTGAACAATCAAAATAACCTGCAATCAAAACCTGGTAAAGTTGAACAAAAGGAAACCGAATTAAAAACAGCAAAAGCAAGACGGTTATTAGTAAAAGCGTTGGAAGAAAAAGTTGATATCAACCTGGAAAGAATTTTTAGATTATTAGGTTTACACTATACTCCAAAAGATATGTTTAATGCCTATCTGGGTATTACCAGCAGAACTACAATATTAAGAGCCAATGCAATCGAGTTTTTGGACAATGTGCTTGATTCAAGACTAAAAGAGTTAATCATCCCAATTGTTGAGTCAAAATCGCTTGAGCATGTCATGAATCATCTAAAAGAACAAATTGAAACTGAACCCCCGGAAACAAGTTGTTATTCAATTTTACTGAACGGTAATGACAATTGGCTAAAAGTCTGCGCACTCTACTCAATCGCAGAATCAAATGAAATTCAATGTAAAGAACATATTATGCCGCATCTAAAAAGTCAGGACCCTGTTGTCAAGGAAACTGCAGAATATGCACTCAATAAGCTTAATAGCATATATATGAACTGAAATAAACGCCCAATGCTAACGATCGTTGAAAAAGTAATCTTCTTGCAGGATGTGAGTGAATTTGAATACGCCACAACGGAAGATCTTGCTCATATTGCTGCAATAACAGAGGAAGTATCCGTAAATGAAAACGACATCCTTTACAAAGAAGGCGGCGTTTCTGACTCTATGTATATTGTCATCGAGGGTTGTGTTCGTCTCGATCGGAATGGCGCTGAAATCATGACTGCTAAGCACAAGGATGTATTTGGCGCCTGGGCCTTATTCGATGATGAACCGCGGGTAGTAACCGCGACTGCCATAGAGGAGACCCTTTTACTGAAAATTGAAAAAGAAGATTTTTATGATTTACTTTCAGATCATACAAATATTACGCAAGGGATTTTGAAATCGATAGCCAGGCGAATGAGAGGTCTAATGAAGAAAGTCGATCCTGATTCTCAATGATATAGTGTATAGATTGAACGATTTCGCCAGGATAACAATGGTGATGCTCGGAAATACCATCCTCTGATAAGCAACCTTTATTTCTTATCATTATCATGGAAAAACCCGAATAAAAAATGTTATTTTCAATTCATATGATTACTGTGTAAATAAAATGAAAGTCTCCAAAGAAAAAGATAAAGAATACTCTGAAGAGTACTTTGAATATTTTCTGGATATGATGCCAATCGGACTCGGCATTCGATCTAATGTAGATAAAGAGCCAAAGGTTGAATTCGAAAACAGGAAACTAAAGGAGATGTTCGATCAAACCAGTGCAGGACAAAGACTTCATTGGTACGAATCCGGCATCAGTAAAGATGTATCCAGAAAAGCATCAGTCTCCGAAAACAGCAATTATTCCGAGGAGCGAACATTTCCGAATGGCAGGGTGTACTTATTCACAGTGAGTTATTTTAAAAATCAAAAGGACGATTGGTGTGAATTGCAAATAGTCAAGGATATAACGCATCGATGTAAAGTAGAAGAAAGTCTGCAAAATGCTAATAAAGAATTATATCGTAAGGTTGAAGTGAGTATAGAAGAATTACGTGAGAAACATGACCAGTTAAACAAATCAGAAAAAATGGCAGCCCTTGGAAGCCTGATATTTGGAATTGCCCATGAAATCAATACCCCATTAGCTGCTCTGAACAGTAACAATGATGTTTTAATACGGACCACCGAGAAGTTGAAAAGTATCCTTTTTGATAAAAATATTCCCAATGAAATTCGTGAACACCCTAAAATTAAGATGATTTTGGAAAATTTCGAAAAGTTGACCTCAGTCAATTCAACTGCGGCGGAGAGAATAATTGCCATGGTAAACAGTTTACGAAGATATGCAAGAATGGATAAGCTTGAGAAGGAAGACATGAATGTTCATGAAGGGATGGACAATACACTCACTTTAATCCATCATCAAATTAAAAACCGTATTGAAGTTGACAAGAAATATAGTGAGCTTCCCCTGTTAAAATGTTATCCCAATAAAATAAATCAAGTATTTATGAATATTTTGGTAAATGCCGGCCAGGCGATTGAAGGCGACGGAAAGATTACGATAAAGACCTTTCTGGAAAATGAAAAAATCATAATCGAATTCAGCGACACCGGTAAAGGGATTTCTCCGGAGAATATTAGCCGGATTTTCGATTCTGGTTTTACAACGAAAGGTTCGGGTGAGGGTACAGGTCTGGGTCTGTCAATCGTAAAAAAAATTATCGATGAACATGATGGCACGATAGAAGTTGACAGTGAAGTTCTAAAAGGCACTACATTTCGCTTGAGGATTCCTGTTCAATAAGAATGAATACAAATACTCACAAATCTGATTCTGAAAATAATACCCCGGTTATCCTCATTTTGGATGATGAAGAAATGATCCTTGAAACACTGGGGGCGTTGTTCGAATCAGAAACAAGCTATACGGTTAGAACATTTTCGTCATCGGTATTGGCGCTTCAAGAACTTGAGAAAAGCCCGGTTGATTTAGTCATTTCCGATTTCCTGATGGCAGAAATGAATGGACTGGATTTTCTCCAACAAGTTAAGAAGATGTACCCGGATGTCCCGTGTATACTGCTGACCGGCTATGCAGATAAAGAAAATGCGATTAAAGCAATCAATGAGATTGGTTTATTTCAATACATCGAAAAACCCTGGGATAGCGATCATCTAATCTTAATTGTCCGAAACGCTCTTGCTTATAAACACCTAAATGTAGTAATAAAGGGAAAAATTAAAGAACTTGACCGGACTTTATTGAAGCTAAACAAGCTGGCAGAAAAAAACGAAATGCTTCAGGATGAATTATCCCTGGCCAAAAAAGTTCAAGAAAAGCTGTTGCCTGAGGTTAACCATTCTAAATACAATCTCCGGATTTCAGCCAAATACATTCCTGCTTTGGAAATTGGCGGCGATTTTTATGATATTACAAGTCTAAACGAAAACCAGGTTGCAATTTTAATTGCAGATATTACGGGTCACGGTGTACAGGCTGCCCTGAGTACCGTTCTTTTGAAGATGGCATTTTCTTCTTTTAATGGAATTAGTGCGACCACAGGGGATATCCTGACCGGAATGAATGACACTCTCTTCAAAGGGCTGCCCCAGGGTGTTTTTGTAGCAGCGCTTGTTTTAATCGTTGATTCTAAAACCGGAAGTTGCCGTATTGGTAATGGCGGTGTGCCTCATCCG from the candidate division KSB1 bacterium genome contains:
- a CDS encoding MFS transporter, whose product is TWPGRNFRRQQLTYIFTGFFLISYLGYSFIINSPSDFTVWTFYLFGDLFTTLMVATFFAFLNDSVTPDGAKRLYGLIVLGGVLGGAIGATFFRGMLDYLSNSSWLWICFFISIMILVLANAAGRLVERNPPPEPFERTREVSPDQKENLALAGAKLVFKSPYLISIVAIVGLYEITSQTLDFQFTSTISHYLDGDDLKRHFATVYALSNIVALFVQIFLTSFVMTRFGLKTALLVLPAVIVIGSVGFLAVPILWAGSLLNTADSGFSYGINQSAKEALYVPTSKDEKYKAKAFIDMFVQRFAKVLAIGVSLAITTYFADFSSKRWLSLFTIAIVSLWIIAARYAGKKFHEMTS
- a CDS encoding cyclic nucleotide-binding domain-containing protein, whose translation is MLTIVEKVIFLQDVSEFEYATTEDLAHIAAITEEVSVNENDILYKEGGVSDSMYIVIEGCVRLDRNGAEIMTAKHKDVFGAWALFDDEPRVVTATAIEETLLLKIEKEDFYDLLSDHTNITQGILKSIARRMRGLMKKVDPDSQ
- a CDS encoding HAMP domain-containing histidine kinase → MKVSKEKDKEYSEEYFEYFLDMMPIGLGIRSNVDKEPKVEFENRKLKEMFDQTSAGQRLHWYESGISKDVSRKASVSENSNYSEERTFPNGRVYLFTVSYFKNQKDDWCELQIVKDITHRCKVEESLQNANKELYRKVEVSIEELREKHDQLNKSEKMAALGSLIFGIAHEINTPLAALNSNNDVLIRTTEKLKSILFDKNIPNEIREHPKIKMILENFEKLTSVNSTAAERIIAMVNSLRRYARMDKLEKEDMNVHEGMDNTLTLIHHQIKNRIEVDKKYSELPLLKCYPNKINQVFMNILVNAGQAIEGDGKITIKTFLENEKIIIEFSDTGKGISPENISRIFDSGFTTKGSGEGTGLGLSIVKKIIDEHDGTIEVDSEVLKGTTFRLRIPVQ
- a CDS encoding SpoIIE family protein phosphatase, which gives rise to MNTNTHKSDSENNTPVILILDDEEMILETLGALFESETSYTVRTFSSSVLALQELEKSPVDLVISDFLMAEMNGLDFLQQVKKMYPDVPCILLTGYADKENAIKAINEIGLFQYIEKPWDSDHLILIVRNALAYKHLNVVIKGKIKELDRTLLKLNKLAEKNEMLQDELSLAKKVQEKLLPEVNHSKYNLRISAKYIPALEIGGDFYDITSLNENQVAILIADITGHGVQAALSTVLLKMAFSSFNGISATTGDILTGMNDTLFKGLPQGVFVAALVLIVDSKTGSCRIGNGGVPHPILLNRKTGQVKHITVNGLVLGMTDKEHYILGQELTFQLEKDEALLLYTDGIGEALNSDKQDFESKYLLQTVEDNINKPGNEVLDTLVEAARNFSDPKHIWDDITLVSVELKE